The following proteins come from a genomic window of Loxodonta africana isolate mLoxAfr1 chromosome 19, mLoxAfr1.hap2, whole genome shotgun sequence:
- the CCDC157 gene encoding coiled-coil domain-containing protein 157 codes for MSRPDSGAEATKLKTGTEQLLRARPCIGDRKPEASRRAGHTQILQLLLYDRHLRRGAVRMAHLLGSQACMDSLRKDLTDLQGAIVDVFSRAGPVHFPSWKFPDRMACDVDMVALLEHYDYVPSDPEFTQLSHVVLLELVIDRLLLLLQSCASYLENLSSEQTMPPGQASGPCMSVGLTVRRFWNTLLGVGMLYQQAAPQKRANQGETPTSKPTAKGEPARSPEFVTAKFIKPPSPMPGLSQTCQESDTIPSRVSLQCPARTAENTRSVYSQTVETALVPCDACTSVQGSLQEVGKVVISLCQGQNLPSSLDQFQQLVQDSMGLRPLPAATVGRWVAEQSKDLMRISKHVGALAQLVGPLRAQLEEAEGQKDGLRKQVDELGQMLQQEQEVRRQQAEEAEQRLVEWKCDKQQLLAETSDLKKKVAVLEGELKQKQESTQAIEVKAQQLQEEAELRVAAEKQVQQLEGQVQLLAGRLDGASQQIRWASTELDKEKARVDSMVRHQESLQAKQRALLQQLDSLDQEREELRGSLDEAEAQRAQVEEQLQSLQSEREQGQCQLLAQQELLQSLQWEKQGLEQATTDLRLTISELERELLELKERERLLVAFPDLHRPLEAQIQSRGPGILQRAHLGRMLQWKPQTRGEQSAMRPPGRAHSVSVALRKQSVGRDPFPCLGPTQLRFYSAVVIFLLGGKREAESCERVRWEVQGLALPSSPVPASHPPKGHANGYVCSLRSFPIWCKRQAWWGGVPDSVCPTGSGNVTDDMERQVQANSIRIRVLQEENGRLQAMLSKIQEAAQQGGLKLIPQDQLWSPLTKGTPGTARPARRASPGSLGRRPPPGSRTSSAGRTLSGQSRTSLSQQPGSRPSKSSLEDVPHSAICSQNPIHALARLRRRLSPCRGQASSAHQPQERPM; via the exons gagctgtgaggatggcgcacctGCTGGGCAGCCAGGCCTGCATGGACAGCCTGCGCAAGGACCTCACCGATCTGCAGGGTGCCATTGTGGATGTGTTCTCCCGTGCCGGGCCTGTGCACTTCCCCTCCTGGAAGTTCCCCGACCGTATGGCCTGTGACGTGGACATGGTGGCCCTGTTGGAGCACTATGACTATGTGCCCAGTGACCCGGAGTTCACGCAGCTATCCCATGTTGTGCTGCTAGAGCTGGTCATTGACAG GCTCCTGCTGCTGCTTCAGAGCTGTGCAAGCTACCTAGAGAATCTCAGCTCAGAGCAGACCATGCCCCCGGGCCAGGCCTCAGGGCCCTGCATGTCTGTGGGGCTCACAGTGCGGCGCTTCTGGAACACCTTGCTGGGGGTGGGCATGCTCTACCAGCAGGCAGCTCCCCAG AAAAGGGCAAACCAGGGGGAGACCCCCACCTCCAAGCCCACAGCCAAGGGTGAGCCAGCCAGGAGCCCTGAATTTGTGACTGCCAAGTTCATCAAGCCTCCTTCCCCAATGCCAGGCTTGTCCCAGACCTGCCAAGAGTCGGACACCATCCCTTCCAGGGTCTCCTTGCAGTGTCCAGCCAGAACTGCTGAGAACACCAGGAGTGTCTACTCCCAGACGGTTGAGACGGCCCTAGTGCCCTGTGATGCGTGCACCAGCGTCCAGGGCAGCTTGCAGGAGGTGGGCAAGGTGGTCATCAGCCTCTGTCAGGGCCAGAACCTACCCTCGTCTTTAGACCAGTTCCAGCAGCTGGTGCAGGACAGCATGGGGCTCAGGCCACTGCCAGCCGCCACTGTGGGCCGCTGGGTGGCAGAACAGAGCAAAGACCTGATGCGCATCAGTAAGCATGTGGGGGCCCTTGCTCAGCTTGTCGGGCCCCTCAGAGCCCAGCTGGAGGAGGCCGAGGGGCAGAAGGATGGACTCAGGAAGCAGGTGGACGAGCTGGGGCAGATGCTGCAGCAGGAGCAGGAGGTGCGGCGGCAGCAGGCAGAGGAGGCTgagcagcgcctggtggagtgGAAGTGTGACAAGCAGCAACTGCTTGCAG AAACAAGTGACCTAAAGAAGAAGGTGGCAGTCCTGGAGGGGGAGCTGAAGCAAAAGCAGGAGTCCACACAGGCTATAG AGGTAAAGGCCCAGCAGCTGCAGGAGGAGGCAGAGCTCCGAGTGGCAGCTGAGAAGCAGGTGCAGCAGCTGGAGGGGCAGGTGCAGCTGCTGGCGGGGCGGCTGGACGGGGCCAGCCAGCAGATCCGCTGGGCCAGCACAGAGCTGGACAAAGAGAAGGCCCGCGTGGACAGCATGGTCCGCCACCAGGAG tccctgcaggCCAAACAGAGAGCCCTGCTGCAGCAGCTGGACAGCCTGGACCAGGAGCGTGAGGAGCTGCGGGGCAGCCTGGATGAGGCCGAGGCCCAGCGGGCCCAAGTGGAGGAGCAGCTGCAGAGCCTGCAGAGCGAGAGGGAACAGGGGCAGTGCCAGCTCCTGGCCCagcag GAGCTGCTACAGAGCCTGCAGTGGGAGAAGCAAGGCCTGGAGCAGGCAACGACGGACCTGCGACTGACCATCTCGGAGCTGGAACGGGAGCTCCTGGAGCTGAAGGAGCGGGAGCGGCTGCTGGTGGCTTTCCCGGACCTGCACAGGCCCCTTGAGGCCCAGATCCAAAGTAGGGGCCCGGGGATATTGCAGAGGGCTCACCTGGGCAGGATGCTGCAGTGGAAGCCACAGACCAGAGGAGAGCAGTCAGCAATGCGGCCCCCTGG GAGAGCTCACTCTGTCTCTGTGGCCCTCCGGAAACAAAGTGTGGGAAGAGACCCATTCCCTTGCTTAGGCCCCACCCAGCTTAGATTCTACAGTGCTGTGGTCATCTTCCTGCTGGgtgggaagagggaggcagagtcTTGCGAGAGGGTCAGGTGGGAGGTCCAGGGACTGGCCCTGCctagctcccctgtgcctgcaagCCACCCACCCAAGGGGCACGCAAATGGGTATGTCTGCTCTCTGAGGTCCTTTCCCATCTGGTGCAAGAGGCAGGCCTGGTGGGGTGGGGTTCCAGATAGTGTGTGCCCCACAGGCTCTGGCAACGTCACGGACGACATGGAGAGGCAGGTGCAGGCCAACAGCATCCGCATCCGGGTCCTGCAGGAGGAGAACGGGAGGCTCCAGGCCATGCTGTCCAAAATTCAGGAGGCAGCCCAGCAGGGGGGCCTCAAG CTGATCCCCCAGGACCAGCTCTGGTCCCCTCTCACTAAGGGAACCCCAGGAACAGCACGCCCAGCCCGGAGAGCCTCCCCAGG GTCCCTGGGCAGGCGGCCCCCACCTGGCAGCAGGACAAGCAGTGCAGGCAGGACCCTGTCAGGCCAGTCCCGAACATCCCTATCTCAGCAGCCTGGCAGCCGGCCCAGCAAGTCCTCCCTGGAGGATGTGCCTCACTCAGCCATCTGCTCCCAGAACCCTATCCACGCCTTGGCCAGGCTGAGACGGAGACTCTCACCCTGCCGGGGCCAGGCCAGCTCTGCACACCAGCCCCAGGAGCGACCTATGTAG